DNA from Cydia pomonella isolate Wapato2018A unplaced genomic scaffold, ilCydPomo1 PGA_scaffold_88, whole genome shotgun sequence:
CAGTGATTCGCAGTTAGTGGAATTAGACATGCGTATTAAAAAACTTGATGATTCGTACGACTCTTTTGATTTTTACCAGAGCGAATTGGAGATGCTAGCTGAGGATCCTACCGAGCAATATACTGCACGCGAGCTGTTCGAGCGGTCTTACTACAAAGAGATTGCCGCCGCTCGGGAGCTGGTGGACAGGCATCGCAGCCAACGCGCCAAGGAGGTTCAATCCGAGGTAGGCTCCAATGAATGCCCAACAGTGGTGTCTTATAAGCACAACAATGTAAGGTTGCCAAAAATTAATTTACCGCACTTCAGCGGTGGTTATCAGAATTGGATGGAGTTTAAAGACATTTATGTTTCCTTAATTCATTCTGAGACAAGTATCGACAACATTAACAAGTTTCACTACCTACGCGCCTCTCTTCATGGAAGCGCGGCCTTGGTGATTAGAAGCTTGGACTTTAAGGGGGATAACTACGATGCCGCTTGGAAACTCCTTTGTGAACGATACGACAACAAACAGTTGCTTGTCAACAATCATGTCCAGGcactttttaatattgaacAGGTGCATAAAGAGTCAAGTGTAGCCTTGCGACAGATTGTTGACAACACTAAAAAGAACTTAAATGCCTTAGCAACTTTAGACCAGCCCGTAGAGCATTGGGATACATTAATAATCCACATCATGGCAGCCAAATTAGACGGAGTTACAAGTAGGGAATGGGAGGAACATAGGAATCAGTTGACAAACCCTCCGGCACTTAGCGATTTCATAACGTTTCTTACCAATAGGTGCAATCTTTTGGAAACTTTAGAAGAAGCCAAGCACAACAGGGTTAGGACGGACACGTCTGTCAACAATAAACCAAAAAGCCTTCTGGCTTCAGCAAGTAACGTTAATAAGCCTAAAACATATAACGTAACTTGCCCTTTATGTAATAAAGCTCATTACGTCTTCAATTGCGAAAGGGCTTTGCCAGTAGAACAACGCGTACTCAAGGCAAAGGAATTTAACGTGTGCTTAAATTGCTTACGTCCCGGTCATAACGAGAGTAAGTGCAAACTTAGCCACTGCAAGTACTGCAAGACCAAGCATAACACACTTCTTCACGTCCATACGGAACCTAAGACCGCGTCAGAACACATAGCTTTTTCCGCGAATGCCCACAATGTTAACGTGGCCGAGCATGTTTTGCTTTCAACAGCCTTAGTCAAAGTGCGCGATGGTCAAGGGAAATTGCACAGTGTTAGGGTCTTATTAGATAATGGCAGTACATATAATTACATAACTCGGGACTTATCTGAGAGGCTGAACCTGCcaattaaaaatgtcaaaactacaGTGTCCATGCTTGAAAAGCATGAATCAAATATCACCCAATCGTGCTCTCTTAAATTGGAGTCTTATGATGGGGCTTATAGCACTGACATAGAGTGCAACGTATTGTCCGACATTACGTCACCAATACCTCACACATACATTGACGTAACGGACGTACCCATACCTTCGGAAATTTGTCTTGCCGATCCTTCATACACCGAACCCGCTGATATTGAGATTCTTCTTGGGGCTAAAATATTTTGGAGCGTTCTCGGCACCAATCGCATTATCTTAGGCAAAAATGATCCCTTCCTCGTTGAGACAAAGCTAGGTTGGCTCTTAGTAGGCGCCATAAATCAACCTACCTCTGTCAAACCAGTTTGCTTGTTCCTGACTGACAAACAAACGGACACGACTCTTACAAAATTTTGGGAACTTGATACCATATCCCCAAAACATGACTTCACACCGGACGAAAACGCGTGTGAAGAACTCTTTAACAAAACTACTAAGAGAGATAAAGACGGACGTTTTGTGGTGACCGTTCCTCTGAAGGAATCTCCCGATACCTTAGGAGACTCCTACGGTATGGCCAAGCGAAGATTTTTATCGCTCGAACGCAGGTTAGATAGGGACTCCTTATTAAAGGAGCgctatgtaaaattcatggaggAATACGAGGTTTTGGGTCACATGAGTGAAACTTTGCCTTACAGTTCATTACCGTCATATTATTTGCCTCACCACGCCGTGTTAAGAGAGTCTAGCACGACTACCAAGCTTCGTGTCGTGTTTGATGCTTCAGCTGCCACTACATCAGGAAAATCATTTAACGACATCCAGTTAACAGGACCCAGGGTTCAGGACGACTTATTTTCCATCTTACTGCGGTTTCGTCAACATAAATATGTGGTGTCAGCTGACATCGAGAAAATGTATCGGCAAATTCTTGTGGACGATGAACAACGTCAACTTCAGTTGATCTTATGGAGGGCAGACCCTTCTAAGCCGCTTAAAATCTATTCTCTTAATACCGTGACTTATGGGACGTCATCAGCGCCGTTTCTGAGCACGCGGTGCCTCTTACAGCTATCACAGGAGTCCAGTGACAAGGAAACACAGGAAGCGATCGCCAGGGACTTTTATGTAGACGACTTCCTATCTGGCTCTCATTCAATAGATGATACTGTGGCACTGTGTCGTAATGTAACAACCACGctgaaaaatgcccaatttcACTTGCGTAAATGGCAGTCTAATAATGAAGAGATTCTTAAAGCCGTCGGTGAGAACCCATGTCTGAAAGAATGTGTGGATCTGAGCGAGAACGAGCTGTCTAAAACATTGGGTCTTAATTGGAGATGCGCTCAAGACAGTCTTACGTTTCGCATAGACATCTCGTTACCAAAAGTAGTCACAAAAAGGCACATTCTTTCAGTCATAGCCCAAATCTTTGACCCTCTAGGATTAGTAACGCCTTGTATAGTGCAGGCGAAAATACTAATGCAGAAACTTTGGGTAAACCAGTGTTCTTGGGATGATCCGCTTACAGGAGACATACTTACATCCTGGGAAGACTTTGTGAAATCTCTGCCTTATCTTAATAAAGTCCAGATACCTCGCTGGGTCTTGTGCAATACACCTACGGTTGTTGATTTCCACGTCTTCACTGATGCGTCGGAGAAAGCATACGGAGCTTGCCTGTACGTCCGCTCCGTGGCCGGGGATGGCTCAGTGAGTGTTCGCCTACTGGCATCAAAAAGCAAAGTCGCGCCTATTAAGGCCACAACTATTCCTCGTCTTGAGCTTTGCGGGGCCTTATTAGGCGCAAGATTATGCACAAAGGTTCTTGAGTCAGTTATCCGGAAACCAGACCATTGCGTATTTTGGTGTGACTCTATGATAGTCATGGGTTGGTTATCATCATCTCCTTGTTCATTGCGTCCTTTTGTAAAAAACCGGATATCAGAGATCCAGGAAAGTTCCAAAGCCGCTTGTTGGCGCTACGTACCTTCAAAGGAGAATCCTGCAGATCTAGTATCTCGAGGTTTAAGTGCCGACCTCATAATGAACTCTTCCTTGTGGTGGTCTGGACCATCCTTCTTGAAGCAGGACATGGCCTACTGGCCGACCGCCCCAGGAAGGTCTGGTAATGAGTCTTCATTGCCAGAGATGTTACCGGCAAAATCATTAGTCACATGTCCCGCTTTTGATAACTCTTGTAAGCCAATagaacatttaattaaaaacaaatcatcTTATTCAAAATTGCAACGGATAATAGCGTATATACTTAGATTCATCCACAATTGTAAAAAGGAAAATACTAAGAAAACCGGTGGTCTTACATTAGCTGAGCTAGAATCGGCTTCAGTTCTACTTCTTCGTAGGTCCCAACAAGACTCTTTTCCTAACGAGTACGAACTTCTTAAAACAGGGAAACCATTGCCAAAGAAAAGCCGGCTTAGTTCGCTGTCACCATTTCTTGATTCAGGGCTTATTAGAGTCGGGGGTCGACTCGTCAACTCATTCTATGACTATGGCACAAAGCATCCTATAGTCCTCTGTAGTAAGCATCATCTCGCAAGgctgttttttaaaatgttccACTTACGTCTACTTCACGCGCCTCCTCAATTACTTCTAGCGACTATAAAACTTAACTACTGGCCGCTCGGAGGAAGAAACTTGGCAAAACAGGTTGTCCATACTTGTCTCAAATGTGTTCGGTTGAAAGGTGAAACAGTGCAACCAGTAATGGGTAACTTGCCGAAAGAAAGGTTGCACCTTGAATATCCGTTCCTCGAAACAGGCACCGATTACGCCGGTCCAATTCTTATAGCTGACCGCAAAGGTAGGGGGTGTAGGCTCATCAAGGCCTACATTTGCATATTTGTGTGTTTAGCATCCAAGGCACTTCATTTGGAGCTTGTTTCGGATTTAACCAAGGAGGCTTTTATGGCAGCTCTTAACCGATTTATCGGTCGTCGTGGCAAACCAAAGGTAATATTCTCAGATAATGGCACGACCTTTGTTGGTAGCTTCAATGAGCTCTCAAATCTCTTAAAACAAGACTTTGCGGCAGACATGGCCGACGCGCAAATCAATTTCTCTTTCATCCCAGCATACACACCTCACTTCGGAGGAATCTGGGAGTCTGCGGTGAAGTCGGTAAAGTACCACCTGCGACGAACCCTAGGTCTTACACACCTCACCTATGAGTTATTGGCTACGTGTTTAGTAAAGATCGAAGCGATTTTAAACTCACGTCCTCTTACGCCACTTTCTAATGATCCATCTGATCTAACTTTTTTGAGTCCAGCTCATTTCTTGATTGGAAGGCCTCTCACGTCTTTGCCTTACCCTCAGCTCACTGATCAAAAGATTACCTCACTCCAAAGGTACCAGCGCATCGAGTTTCTGAAACAGCACTTCTGGAACA
Protein-coding regions in this window:
- the LOC133534332 gene encoding uncharacterized protein LOC133534332, which gives rise to MEEYEVLGHMSETLPYSSLPSYYLPHHAVLRESSTTTKLRVVFDASAATTSGKSFNDIQLTGPRVQDDLFSILLRFRQHKYVVSADIEKMYRQILVDDEQRQLQLILWRADPSKPLKIYSLNTVTYGTSSAPFLSTRCLLQLSQESSDKETQEAIARDFYVDDFLSGSHSIDDTVALCRNVTTTLKNAQFHLRKWQSNNEEILKAVGENPCLKECVDLSENELSKTLGLNWRCAQDSLTFRIDISLPKVVTKRHILSVIAQIFDPLGLVTPCIVQAKILMQKLWVNQCSWDDPLTGDILTSWEDFVKSLPYLNKVQIPRWVLCNTPTVVDFHVFTDASEKAYGACLYVRSVAGDGSVSVRLLASKSKVAPIKATTIPRLELCGALLGARLCTKVLESVIRKPDHCVFWCDSMIVMGWLSSSPCSLRPFVKNRISEIQESSKAACWRYVPSKENPADLVSRGLSADLIMNSSLWWSGPSFLKQDMAYWPTAPGRSGNESSLPEMLPAKSLVTCPAFDNSCKPIEHLIKNKSSYSKLQRIIAYILRFIHNCKKENTKKTGGLTLAELESASVLLLRRSQQDSFPNEYELLKTGKPLPKKSRLSSLSPFLDSGLIRVGGRLVNSFYDYGTKHPIVLCSKHHLARLFFKMFHLRLLHAPPQLLLATIKLNYWPLGGRNLAKQVVHTCLKCVRLKGETVQPVMGNLPKERLHLEYPFLETGTDYAGPILIADRKGRGCRLIKAYICIFVCLASKALHLELVSDLTKEAFMAALNRFIGRRGKPKVPAHRVSETALLEQVLQRVRYWLATENEMAELKGQPRRRNHGGNQGQELTAAYVAPWPHRSSAAWQRWRRKSSRHKDEKRSNSSGLQYNLSSTHTRS
- the LOC133534337 gene encoding uncharacterized protein LOC133534337, with the translated sequence MSAEDRCKELIKKRASIKAKLTQFIAYFNTAKTCEQLSDSQLVELDMRIKKLDDSYDSFDFYQSELEMLAEDPTEQYTARELFERSYYKEIAAARELVDRHRSQRAKEVQSEVGSNECPTVVSYKHNNVRLPKINLPHFSGGYQNWMEFKDIYVSLIHSETSIDNINKFHYLRASLHGSAALVIRSLDFKGDNYDAAWKLLCERYDNKQLLVNNHVQALFNIEQVHKESSVALRQIVDNTKKNLNALATLDQPVEHWDTLIIHIMAAKLDGVTSREWEEHRNQLTNPPALSDFITFLTNRCNLLETLEEAKHNRVRTDTSVNNKPKSLLASASNVNKPKTYNVTCPLCNKAHYVFNCERALPVEQRVLKAKEFNVCLNCLRPGHNESKCKLSHCKYCKTKHNTLLHVHTEPKTASEHIAFSANAHNVNVAEHVLLSTALVKVRDGQGKLHSVRVLLDNGSTYNYITRDLSERLNLPIKNVKTTVSMLEKHESNITQSCSLKLESYDGAYSTDIECNVLSDITSPIPHTYIDVTDVPIPSEICLADPSYTEPADIEILLGAKIFWSVLGTNRIILGKNDPFLVETKLGWLLVGAINQPTSVKPVCLFLTDKQTDTTLTKFWELDTISPKHDFTPDENACEELFNKTTKRDKDGRFVVTVPLKESPDTLGDSYG